A genomic stretch from Ooceraea biroi isolate clonal line C1 chromosome 3, Obir_v5.4, whole genome shotgun sequence includes:
- the LOC105277267 gene encoding 227 kDa spindle- and centromere-associated protein isoform X2, whose translation MGQTSSNESNGVQRTSVSTKKYDVETSSEDIYFANDGRRQLHVGMNNYNGENQPRSEGPSPYMTLRTDELRNQRPMAPSLINVLPPKRETLATYTAQMRGWQSADNHGSSTTFQQNNNEMELSQIISQLAVANQQLASAHNATLTRMEALYLELSKAKENRKRTTSAEAAGTYDDVLWKRLQSTDEVIEKEESRRLEQRVSRLEKLLGGNIAEQCEQRNSYLQENSKLRSRIEGLDSLTRDTNDEDYSTRSAESRCQSSEQRTNRIMIDALSEVPDNCGKDQDATKEEENIYRYCSAHSDDSETNVPMINRSTCFRVDLDKVCRKWTRLRNNEHNSTTNSSASEKILKLSEEVEKLTEDKLKGQNANERLLRSLADQKALVEKLSVEHEEMKGRRYTVAENNLYECRRQHDELTKHLDVAKKEIERLLKEVDIFKSEKDTADTRISILEQDLQKSLLEKEQIKNVENQKASKLRAQLCEEVSDKKKQIKALEDALQEIQRLKQTIKTERKNDNVASDVDNTIAPLDDIPETTSDPDCTASNMEEFRKELALKREARHKAIAVVSSEMERLRKELAAEKEAHSETSSMLALLRSAQSNSQNVNFADQLSTFVKSTTKEQWNENDKMLKCVQAKRLTSTLKVSDEVRNDIRYQIEKVDDLRYQLETNSECHQRRIQCLTEVTNKARQSCVARERRTNELKDYLAQVLVRLGDKSFLEVQDDEGAECDRQLENINTLKSLYNGRLRVLTELKDSATKELMDIKQKLDYSLKKSENLEEELKKAEEKIDVQDSEITNLESQLGLTKADCRDLQNQMSLINGLFTQMLLGASSADMDLDRLTQLLQENHDLISDIAREESTEAAALPKLLLDLIKQVEDDKATQNHARDETSVESIDEVDRKEDDLQEEDIAHNLPKVWRVLLELLSCHAVTSPSVSVASCSDPNSCYKSVDTPAGPRLVISVSKTYIRLKELILEKKHLEKEMNRMKQLNTHLESKLSEQEKRLSMVSTELSKTWNIVGRMQVQHQQLHTHEEILRYELQQKRKMLQELKQELEYCREKWESARQKNTKTELEWRNLRREFAARKALAAHDSFNSAESGFSDERGDDTDEEEEPIEGRIRYGPRRRTRKENPRASTPDTESEQPTDTELSESKTGSSIILEQRTPTPETETELDETEVTHVDLAAINLTEDDIEQNTQEPLDPLDQALTNVIQNLIRIEDTESDEALSTLHEGTITFFEEPCDARTLEHDDNARDNNEILLKTNFCDKDPQSWTPTAELWDSSSTVKTPEQSITNIDPPSAEDTPSSVSQPVTIIADTIGTTAIFSIGPLPTLTSPSIKSVQFSNPLIVGPSNRFIAPMFGAAAAELENSTGNFDVSSSSLASSSLPSEKEEPTKDTEQRAFKLITKENVADSDSVSVDSFSSLDTVREFPTTDLSPVPSSTSTSKEELREGDEDLQKKTTVAPTKLRVPEEVLAARSDRLKRLEEQADWLVKKMNATSKRGIALCTRLEELHDTYGEPPVPPPMPDVLPSFKLPSSLLDLPCQVSNSSSTDGTETENLNASKDNASANAP comes from the exons gCAACGTATACTGCGCAAATGAGAGGTTGGCAATCTGCCGATAATCACGGCTCCTCGACAACGTTTCAACAGAATAATAACGAAATGGAGCTCTCACAAATCATTTCGCAGTTGGCTGTGGCTAATCAACAATTAGCTAGTGCGCACAATGCGACACTGACGCGTATGGAAGCGTTGTATTTAGAATTGTCGAAGGCTAAGGAGAACCGGAAGCGAACGACTTCGGCGGAAGCTGCGGGAACGTACGACGATGTTCTTTGGAAAAGATTGCAAAGTACTGATGAAGTTATCGAAAAGGAAGAATCACGAAGATTAGAACAACGTGTTAGTAGACTGGAAAAATTGCTGGGGGGGAATATCGCTGAACAATGCGAACAAAGGAATTCATACTTACAAGAAAATAGCAAATTGCGTTCCAGAATCGAGGGACTAGATAGCTTGACACGAGACACAAACGACGAAGACTATTCGACGAGATCAGCAGAATCTCGTTGTCAGTCATCGGAACAACGAACGAATCGCATCATGATTGATGCTCTTAGTGAAGTGCCTGATAATTGTGGCAAAGATCAAGACGCAACAAAAGAAGAGGAGAATATTTACCGATATTGCAGCGCTCACTCTGATGATTCCGAAACAAATGTTCCTATGATAAATAGAAGCACATGTTTCAGAGTAGATTTAGATAAAGTATGTAGAAAGTGGACAAGGTTGAGAAACAATGAGCATAATTCGACGACGAACAGTTCTGCAAGTGAAAAGATACTGAAATTGTCCGAGGAAGTTGAAAAATTAAcagaagataaattaaaaggCCAAAATGCAAACGAAAGATTGTTACGTAGTTTAGCGGATCAAAAAGCTTTGGTGGAAAAATTAAGTGTAGAACATGAG GAGATGAAAGGGCGACGATATACAGTagctgaaaataatttatatgaatgTAGACGACAACATGATGAACTGACAAAGCACTTGGACGTCGCCAAAAAAGAAATCGAAAGGCTACTGAAAGAAGTCGATATCTTTAAGTCAGAAAAAGACACTGCCGATACAAGAATCTCAATTTTAGAACAGGATCTGCAAAAATCATTACTCGAGAAAgagcaaataaaaaatgtggAAAATCAAAAGGCATCAAAATTGCGAGCACAGTTATGTGAAGAAGTCTCGGACAAAAAGAAGCAAATTAAAGCTCTTGAAGATGCTTTGCAGGAGATTCAAAGACTGAAGCAAACTATCAAGACTGAAAGGAAGAACGATAATGTCGCATCGGATGTGGATa ATACTATCGCTCCATTAGATGACATCCCAGAGACTACGTCAGATCCAGATTGTACTGCTAGCAATATGGAGGAATTTAGAAAAGAATTAGCCTTGAAAAGGGAAGCTAGACATAAAGCTATCGCAGTAGTCTCGTCCGAAATGGAAAGACTTAGAAAAGAATTAGCTGCAGAGAAAGAGGCTCATTCCGAAACGTCGAGTATGTTAGCCCTTTTACGTTCCGCTCAAAGTAATTCGCAAAACGTCAACTTCGCAGATCAGCTTAGCACTTTTGTTAAGTCTACAACGAAGGAGCAATGGAATGAAAATGACAAAATGTTGAAATGCGTGCAAGCGAAACGATTAACGAGTACCTTAAAG gtATCCGATGAAGTAAGGAACGACATACGATATCAAATTGAGAAAGTGGATGACCTTCGTTATCAACTAGAGACTAATTCAGAATGTCATCAGCGTCGTATTCAATGTTTAACAGAAGTGACCAACAAAGCACGTCAGTCTTGCGTTGCACGTGAACGTCGGACCAATGAGTTGAAAGATTATCTGGCTCAAGTGTTAGTTAGACTAGGCGACAAAAGTTTTCTGGAAGTCCAAGATGACGAGGGAGCCGAGTGCGATCGACAACTAgagaatattaatacattgaAGAGCCTCTACAACGGGAGGCTGAGAGTTTTGACCGAGTTGAAGGATTCGGCGACCAAAGAGTTGATGGATATAAAGCAGAAATTAGATTACTCTCTAAAGAAATCGGAGAATTTAGAAGAGGAACTTAAAAAAGCTGAAGAAAAG ATCGATGTACAAGACTCGGAAATAACGAACTTGGAATCTCAATTGGGGCTGACCAAGGCAGACTGCAGAGATCTTCAGAATCAGATGTCTCTTATTAACGGATTGTTTACCCAGATGTTGCTTGGAGCTTCCTCTGCAGACATGGATCTTGATCGTTTAACTCAGCTGCTACAG GAGAATCATGATCTTATAAGTGACATAGCTAGAGAGGAAAGTACTGAAGCAGCAGCTCTTCCTAAACTTCTTTTAGACTTGATCAAACAAGTTGAAGATGATAAAGCGACTCAAAATCATGCGAGGGATGAAACGAGCGTAGAAAGCATTGACGAAGTTGATAGGAAAGAAGACGATCTGCAGGAAGAAGATATTGCCCACAATTTACCAAAG GTGTGGCGCGTTTTATTGGAGCTACTTAGTTGTCATGCGGTGACCTCGCCAAGCGTTTCCGTTGCATCCTGCTCGGATCCAAATAGCTGTTATAAATCCGTGGACACTCCAGCCGGCCCAAGATTGGTAATATCTGTAAGCAAAACGTACATTCGTTTGAAGGAGCTGATCCTGGAAAAGAAACACTTGGAGAAGGAAATGAATCGCATGAAGCAGTTAAATACTCATCTAGAGAGTAAGCTGAGTGAGCAg GAGAAAAGACTGTCCATGGTGTCGACTGAGTTGAGCAAAACGTGGAACATCGTCGGCCGAATGCAAGTGCAACACCAACAGTTACACACACACGAAGAAATATTAAGATACGAGTTGCAACAGAAGAGGAAGATGCTGCAGGAGCTAAAACAGGAATTGGAATACTGCAGAGAAAAATGGGAATCAGCCAGgcagaaaaatacaaaaaccGAATTAGAATGGAGAAACTTGCGTCGTGAGTTTGCCGCACGGAAAGCTTTGGCTGCTCATGATTCTTTTAACAG TGCTGAAAGCGGTTTCAGTGATGAAAGAGGCGACGATACTGATGAAGAGGAAGAACCAATTGAAGGAAGAATCAGATACGGTCCACGCAGGCGGACACGAAAA gAAAATCCTAGAGCATCGACACCAGACACCGAGTCCGAACAGCCAACAGACACCGAACTGTCAGAATCAAAAACTGGTTCATCGATAATTTTGGAACAACGTACACCTACACCGGAGACCGAGACTGAATTGGATGAGACAGAAGTTACGCATGTTGATTTGGCAGCCATTAATTTAACAGAAGATGAT ATTGAGCAAAATACGCAAGAGCCTTTGGACCCTTTGGACCAAGCCCTTACTAATGTTATACAGAATCTCATAAGAATCGAAGATACGGAATCGGATGAAGCTCTCTCGACTTTACATGAGGGCACAATAACGTTCTTTGAAGAACCGTGCGATGCTCGAACTCTTGAACACGATGATAACGCGAGAGATAATAATGAGATACTTTTaaaaacgaatttttgtgACAAAGATCCGCAATCTTGGACACCAACTGCTGAACTCTGGGATTCATCATCCACTGTAAAGACACCAGAACAATCAATTACGAATATTGACCCACCCTCGGCCGAAGATACTCCATCATCCGTTTCTCAACCAGTTACCATTATTGCGGATACAATCGGCACAACGGCTATCTTTTCCATTGGGCCTCTTCCCACCCTGACATCTCCGTCTATAAAAAGCGTGCAATTCAGCAATCCCTTGATCGTGGGACCATCTAATCGTTTTATTGCGCCAATGTTTGGCGCAGCTGCGGCAGAATTAGAAAATTCGACCGGTAACTTCGACGTCTCTTCATCTTCACTCGCTTCGTCCTCATTACCAAGTGAGAAAGAAGAGCCGACAAAGGACACGGAACAACGAGCTTTCAAACTAATTACAAAAGAGAACGTTGCGGATTCTGACAGCGTCTCTGTAGATTCTTTCTCGAGTCTTGACACAGTTAGAGAATTTCCTACGACCGATCTCAGTCCTGTGCCTTCGTCTACATCAACATCTAAAGAAGAACTGCGGGAAGGAGATGAAGACTTGCAAAAGAAGACTACGGTAGCACCAACAAAACTTCGCGTTCCGGAAGAGGTCTTGGCAGCACGATCTGATCGATTGAAACGTTTGGAGGAGCAAGCAGATTGGCTCGTAAAGAAAATGAATGCAACGAGTAAACGAGGCATTGCTCTTTGCACCAGATTAGAAGAACTTCATGATACTTACGGTGAACCGCCGGTTCCCCCACCTATGCCCGACGTTTTACCTAGTTTTAAGCTGCCATCCAGCCTACTCGATCTACCTTGTCAG GTGTCTAACTCGTCATCCACAGATGGTACTGAAACTGAAAATTTGAATGCGTCGAAAGACAATGCATCAGCAAATGCACCGTGA
- the LOC105277267 gene encoding 227 kDa spindle- and centromere-associated protein isoform X1 produces MGQTSSNESNGVQRTSVSTKKYDVETSSEDIYFANDGRRQLHVGMNNYNGENQPRSEGPSPYMTLRTDELRNQRPMAPSLINVLPPKRETLATYTAQMRGWQSADNHGSSTTFQQNNNEMELSQIISQLAVANQQLASAHNATLTRMEALYLELSKAKENRKRTTSAEAAGTYDDVLWKRLQSTDEVIEKEESRRLEQRVSRLEKLLGGNIAEQCEQRNSYLQENSKLRSRIEGLDSLTRDTNDEDYSTRSAESRCQSSEQRTNRIMIDALSEVPDNCGKDQDATKEEENIYRYCSAHSDDSETNVPMINRSTCFRVDLDKVCRKWTRLRNNEHNSTTNSSASEKILKLSEEVEKLTEDKLKGQNANERLLRSLADQKALVEKLSVEHEEMKGRRYTVAENNLYECRRQHDELTKHLDVAKKEIERLLKEVDIFKSEKDTADTRISILEQDLQKSLLEKEQIKNVENQKASKLRAQLCEEVSDKKKQIKALEDALQEIQRLKQTIKTERKNDNVASDVDNTIAPLDDIPETTSDPDCTASNMEEFRKELALKREARHKAIAVVSSEMERLRKELAAEKEAHSETSSMLALLRSAQSNSQNVNFADQLSTFVKSTTKEQWNENDKMLKCVQAKRLTSTLKVSDEVRNDIRYQIEKVDDLRYQLETNSECHQRRIQCLTEVTNKARQSCVARERRTNELKDYLAQVLVRLGDKSFLEVQDDEGAECDRQLENINTLKSLYNGRLRVLTELKDSATKELMDIKQKLDYSLKKSENLEEELKKAEEKIDVQDSEITNLESQLGLTKADCRDLQNQMSLINGLFTQMLLGASSADMDLDRLTQLLQENHDLISDIAREESTEAAALPKLLLDLIKQVEDDKATQNHARDETSVESIDEVDRKEDDLQEEDIAHNLPKVWRVLLELLSCHAVTSPSVSVASCSDPNSCYKSVDTPAGPRLVISVSKTYIRLKELILEKKHLEKEMNRMKQLNTHLESKLSEQEKRLSMVSTELSKTWNIVGRMQVQHQQLHTHEEILRYELQQKRKMLQELKQELEYCREKWESARQKNTKTELEWRNLRREFAARKALAAHDSFNSAESGFSDERGDDTDEEEEPIEGRIRYGPRRRTRKENPRASTPDTESEQPTDTELSESKTGSSIILEQRTPTPETETELDETEVTHVDLAAINLTEDDQIEQNTQEPLDPLDQALTNVIQNLIRIEDTESDEALSTLHEGTITFFEEPCDARTLEHDDNARDNNEILLKTNFCDKDPQSWTPTAELWDSSSTVKTPEQSITNIDPPSAEDTPSSVSQPVTIIADTIGTTAIFSIGPLPTLTSPSIKSVQFSNPLIVGPSNRFIAPMFGAAAAELENSTGNFDVSSSSLASSSLPSEKEEPTKDTEQRAFKLITKENVADSDSVSVDSFSSLDTVREFPTTDLSPVPSSTSTSKEELREGDEDLQKKTTVAPTKLRVPEEVLAARSDRLKRLEEQADWLVKKMNATSKRGIALCTRLEELHDTYGEPPVPPPMPDVLPSFKLPSSLLDLPCQVSNSSSTDGTETENLNASKDNASANAP; encoded by the exons gCAACGTATACTGCGCAAATGAGAGGTTGGCAATCTGCCGATAATCACGGCTCCTCGACAACGTTTCAACAGAATAATAACGAAATGGAGCTCTCACAAATCATTTCGCAGTTGGCTGTGGCTAATCAACAATTAGCTAGTGCGCACAATGCGACACTGACGCGTATGGAAGCGTTGTATTTAGAATTGTCGAAGGCTAAGGAGAACCGGAAGCGAACGACTTCGGCGGAAGCTGCGGGAACGTACGACGATGTTCTTTGGAAAAGATTGCAAAGTACTGATGAAGTTATCGAAAAGGAAGAATCACGAAGATTAGAACAACGTGTTAGTAGACTGGAAAAATTGCTGGGGGGGAATATCGCTGAACAATGCGAACAAAGGAATTCATACTTACAAGAAAATAGCAAATTGCGTTCCAGAATCGAGGGACTAGATAGCTTGACACGAGACACAAACGACGAAGACTATTCGACGAGATCAGCAGAATCTCGTTGTCAGTCATCGGAACAACGAACGAATCGCATCATGATTGATGCTCTTAGTGAAGTGCCTGATAATTGTGGCAAAGATCAAGACGCAACAAAAGAAGAGGAGAATATTTACCGATATTGCAGCGCTCACTCTGATGATTCCGAAACAAATGTTCCTATGATAAATAGAAGCACATGTTTCAGAGTAGATTTAGATAAAGTATGTAGAAAGTGGACAAGGTTGAGAAACAATGAGCATAATTCGACGACGAACAGTTCTGCAAGTGAAAAGATACTGAAATTGTCCGAGGAAGTTGAAAAATTAAcagaagataaattaaaaggCCAAAATGCAAACGAAAGATTGTTACGTAGTTTAGCGGATCAAAAAGCTTTGGTGGAAAAATTAAGTGTAGAACATGAG GAGATGAAAGGGCGACGATATACAGTagctgaaaataatttatatgaatgTAGACGACAACATGATGAACTGACAAAGCACTTGGACGTCGCCAAAAAAGAAATCGAAAGGCTACTGAAAGAAGTCGATATCTTTAAGTCAGAAAAAGACACTGCCGATACAAGAATCTCAATTTTAGAACAGGATCTGCAAAAATCATTACTCGAGAAAgagcaaataaaaaatgtggAAAATCAAAAGGCATCAAAATTGCGAGCACAGTTATGTGAAGAAGTCTCGGACAAAAAGAAGCAAATTAAAGCTCTTGAAGATGCTTTGCAGGAGATTCAAAGACTGAAGCAAACTATCAAGACTGAAAGGAAGAACGATAATGTCGCATCGGATGTGGATa ATACTATCGCTCCATTAGATGACATCCCAGAGACTACGTCAGATCCAGATTGTACTGCTAGCAATATGGAGGAATTTAGAAAAGAATTAGCCTTGAAAAGGGAAGCTAGACATAAAGCTATCGCAGTAGTCTCGTCCGAAATGGAAAGACTTAGAAAAGAATTAGCTGCAGAGAAAGAGGCTCATTCCGAAACGTCGAGTATGTTAGCCCTTTTACGTTCCGCTCAAAGTAATTCGCAAAACGTCAACTTCGCAGATCAGCTTAGCACTTTTGTTAAGTCTACAACGAAGGAGCAATGGAATGAAAATGACAAAATGTTGAAATGCGTGCAAGCGAAACGATTAACGAGTACCTTAAAG gtATCCGATGAAGTAAGGAACGACATACGATATCAAATTGAGAAAGTGGATGACCTTCGTTATCAACTAGAGACTAATTCAGAATGTCATCAGCGTCGTATTCAATGTTTAACAGAAGTGACCAACAAAGCACGTCAGTCTTGCGTTGCACGTGAACGTCGGACCAATGAGTTGAAAGATTATCTGGCTCAAGTGTTAGTTAGACTAGGCGACAAAAGTTTTCTGGAAGTCCAAGATGACGAGGGAGCCGAGTGCGATCGACAACTAgagaatattaatacattgaAGAGCCTCTACAACGGGAGGCTGAGAGTTTTGACCGAGTTGAAGGATTCGGCGACCAAAGAGTTGATGGATATAAAGCAGAAATTAGATTACTCTCTAAAGAAATCGGAGAATTTAGAAGAGGAACTTAAAAAAGCTGAAGAAAAG ATCGATGTACAAGACTCGGAAATAACGAACTTGGAATCTCAATTGGGGCTGACCAAGGCAGACTGCAGAGATCTTCAGAATCAGATGTCTCTTATTAACGGATTGTTTACCCAGATGTTGCTTGGAGCTTCCTCTGCAGACATGGATCTTGATCGTTTAACTCAGCTGCTACAG GAGAATCATGATCTTATAAGTGACATAGCTAGAGAGGAAAGTACTGAAGCAGCAGCTCTTCCTAAACTTCTTTTAGACTTGATCAAACAAGTTGAAGATGATAAAGCGACTCAAAATCATGCGAGGGATGAAACGAGCGTAGAAAGCATTGACGAAGTTGATAGGAAAGAAGACGATCTGCAGGAAGAAGATATTGCCCACAATTTACCAAAG GTGTGGCGCGTTTTATTGGAGCTACTTAGTTGTCATGCGGTGACCTCGCCAAGCGTTTCCGTTGCATCCTGCTCGGATCCAAATAGCTGTTATAAATCCGTGGACACTCCAGCCGGCCCAAGATTGGTAATATCTGTAAGCAAAACGTACATTCGTTTGAAGGAGCTGATCCTGGAAAAGAAACACTTGGAGAAGGAAATGAATCGCATGAAGCAGTTAAATACTCATCTAGAGAGTAAGCTGAGTGAGCAg GAGAAAAGACTGTCCATGGTGTCGACTGAGTTGAGCAAAACGTGGAACATCGTCGGCCGAATGCAAGTGCAACACCAACAGTTACACACACACGAAGAAATATTAAGATACGAGTTGCAACAGAAGAGGAAGATGCTGCAGGAGCTAAAACAGGAATTGGAATACTGCAGAGAAAAATGGGAATCAGCCAGgcagaaaaatacaaaaaccGAATTAGAATGGAGAAACTTGCGTCGTGAGTTTGCCGCACGGAAAGCTTTGGCTGCTCATGATTCTTTTAACAG TGCTGAAAGCGGTTTCAGTGATGAAAGAGGCGACGATACTGATGAAGAGGAAGAACCAATTGAAGGAAGAATCAGATACGGTCCACGCAGGCGGACACGAAAA gAAAATCCTAGAGCATCGACACCAGACACCGAGTCCGAACAGCCAACAGACACCGAACTGTCAGAATCAAAAACTGGTTCATCGATAATTTTGGAACAACGTACACCTACACCGGAGACCGAGACTGAATTGGATGAGACAGAAGTTACGCATGTTGATTTGGCAGCCATTAATTTAACAGAAGATGAT cAGATTGAGCAAAATACGCAAGAGCCTTTGGACCCTTTGGACCAAGCCCTTACTAATGTTATACAGAATCTCATAAGAATCGAAGATACGGAATCGGATGAAGCTCTCTCGACTTTACATGAGGGCACAATAACGTTCTTTGAAGAACCGTGCGATGCTCGAACTCTTGAACACGATGATAACGCGAGAGATAATAATGAGATACTTTTaaaaacgaatttttgtgACAAAGATCCGCAATCTTGGACACCAACTGCTGAACTCTGGGATTCATCATCCACTGTAAAGACACCAGAACAATCAATTACGAATATTGACCCACCCTCGGCCGAAGATACTCCATCATCCGTTTCTCAACCAGTTACCATTATTGCGGATACAATCGGCACAACGGCTATCTTTTCCATTGGGCCTCTTCCCACCCTGACATCTCCGTCTATAAAAAGCGTGCAATTCAGCAATCCCTTGATCGTGGGACCATCTAATCGTTTTATTGCGCCAATGTTTGGCGCAGCTGCGGCAGAATTAGAAAATTCGACCGGTAACTTCGACGTCTCTTCATCTTCACTCGCTTCGTCCTCATTACCAAGTGAGAAAGAAGAGCCGACAAAGGACACGGAACAACGAGCTTTCAAACTAATTACAAAAGAGAACGTTGCGGATTCTGACAGCGTCTCTGTAGATTCTTTCTCGAGTCTTGACACAGTTAGAGAATTTCCTACGACCGATCTCAGTCCTGTGCCTTCGTCTACATCAACATCTAAAGAAGAACTGCGGGAAGGAGATGAAGACTTGCAAAAGAAGACTACGGTAGCACCAACAAAACTTCGCGTTCCGGAAGAGGTCTTGGCAGCACGATCTGATCGATTGAAACGTTTGGAGGAGCAAGCAGATTGGCTCGTAAAGAAAATGAATGCAACGAGTAAACGAGGCATTGCTCTTTGCACCAGATTAGAAGAACTTCATGATACTTACGGTGAACCGCCGGTTCCCCCACCTATGCCCGACGTTTTACCTAGTTTTAAGCTGCCATCCAGCCTACTCGATCTACCTTGTCAG GTGTCTAACTCGTCATCCACAGATGGTACTGAAACTGAAAATTTGAATGCGTCGAAAGACAATGCATCAGCAAATGCACCGTGA